One region of Puntigrus tetrazona isolate hp1 unplaced genomic scaffold, ASM1883169v1 S000000130, whole genome shotgun sequence genomic DNA includes:
- the LOC122332658 gene encoding solute carrier family 2, facilitated glucose transporter member 11 yields MQAACCSSGYIQSKIKMNDTIKRAGWTRTLGLTVCSAAIGGTFQYGYNISIINAPTTYVQRFINETCVKRWGTALESSQVTLIWTFVVSVYSLGGLLGSLLAGPMAIKCGRKGALLLNNCFLFVSAVLALCSRSAGSFEMIVLARLLVGVNAGVSMNVQPMYFGESAPKHLRGAVAFSSAVFTALGILMGQVAGLTEVLGSESLWPYLLASNALPGLVQLVTLPWFPESPRYLLIDRGDRDACGQALKRLRACSVFTDEMEEILQERAGAGEARAKTLWELFGDRSLRRQLCTVMVASSAMMLCGNDSIYFYASYIFQEAGIPADRIQYVTIGTGACEFTSAVVCNLLIERAGRRVLLAGGYLLMACWAVVFTVALSLEGKVPGMPYLSMVCVFAYILSFGMGPAGVTGILPAELFDQMARPAAYMIAGSMMWLNLFLIGMAFPFIVNGLGQFCFVPFCGVCVTGCLFVSLALPETKGRTLAEITEEFEKRNKKGLPKYEQQSQSLTDPSECLKISEISG; encoded by the coding sequence ATGCAAGCTGCTTGTTGTTCTTCTGGCTAcatacaaagtaaaataaaaatgaatgacactATTAAGCGAGCAGGTTGGACACGCACTCTTGGATTAACTGTGTGCTCTGCTGCCATCGGCGGCACTTTTCAGTACGGCTACAATATTTCAATCATTAACGCACCCACAACTTACGTGCAGAGGTTCATTAATGAGACCTGTGTGAAGAGATGGGGTACAGCTCTCGAGTCCAGTCAGGTGACTCTGATATGGACCTTCGTCGTCTCCGTTTACTCTCTCGGGGGACTTCTGGGGTCCCTGCTTGCTGGCCCCATGGCTATTAAGTGCGGGCGCAAAGGCGCGCTGCTGCTAAACAACTGCTTCCTTTTTGTGAGCGCGGTCCTGGCTCTGTGCAGCCGCTCCGCTGGCTCTTTCGAGATGATCGTCCTCGCTCGACTCCTGGTGGGGGTCAACGCTGGGGTCAGCATGAACGTCCAGCCCATGTACTTCGGAGAGAGCGCACCTAAGCATCTCAGAGGCGCCGTTGCCTTCTCTTCCGCTGTTTTCACTGCCTTGGGGATCTTGATGGGCCAGGTAGCCGGCCTGACTGAAGTTCTGGGGAGCGAATCTCTCTGGCCTTATCTGCTGGCGAGCAATGCTCTCCCGGGCCTAGTGCAGCTGGTCACCTTGCCCTGGTTTCCGGAGAGCCCCCGTTACCTCCTCATCGACCGAGGAGACCGAGACGCTTGCGGACAGGCCCTGAAACGCCTCCGAGCGTGCAGCGTTTTCACTGACGAGATGGAAGAGATTCTCCAGGAGCGCGCGGGAGCCGGGGAAGCCCGTGCCAAAACTCTGTGGGAGCTTTTCGGGGACCGAAGTCTCCGCAGGCAGCTCTGCACCGTAATGGTTGCCAGCAGCGCCATGATGCTGTGTGGAAACGATTCCATTTACTTCTACGCCTCCTATATCTTCCAGGAAGCCGGCATTCCGGCGGATAGGATTCAGTACGTCACGATCGGCACGGGTGCCTGCGAGTTCACGTCTGCTGTGGTGTGTAATCTCCTGATCGAGCGAGCGGGCCGCAGGGTGCTCCTCGCGGGAGGGTATCTGCTCATGGCTTGCTGGGCGGTTGTATTCACCGTCGCTCTTTCGCTGGAGGGCAAAGTGCCCGGCATGCCCTATCTGAGCATGGTCTGCGTGTTCGCCTACATCTTGAGCTTCGGGATGGGTCCGGCAGGGGTCACCGGGATCCTTCCCGCAGAGCTCTTCGACCAAATGGCGCGTCCCGCGGCTTACATGATTGCCGGCTCCATGATGTGGCTCAACCTGTTCCTCATAGGAATGGCGTTTCCGTTCATAGTTAACGGCCTGGGACAGTTCTGCTTTGTACCCTTCTGCGGCGTTTGCGTGACGGGATGTCTTTTCGTCAGCTTGGCTTTGCCCGAAACCAAAGGGAGGACTCTAGCTGAGATCACGGAGGAGTTTGAGAAGCGGAATAAGAAAGGGCTTCCTAAATACGAGCAGCAATCTCAAAGCCTGACTGATCCGTCAGAATGCTTAAAGATCTCAGAGATATCAGGCTGA